A genomic stretch from Coffea arabica cultivar ET-39 chromosome 10c, Coffea Arabica ET-39 HiFi, whole genome shotgun sequence includes:
- the LOC113714499 gene encoding argininosuccinate lyase, chloroplastic-like: METRLVSPSSSSPPSSSSSASIPSFSPVQRSLNLHKNPIFLKPQNLSFTKPNRRTTPYAAQNMSSSDASPTTDGPLKKEVKLWGGRFEESVTDAVENFTESISFDKVLYKHDIMGSRAHASMLAHQGLISEKDRDSILRGLDEVERQIEAGEFVWRTDREDVHMNIEAALTDIVGEPAKKLHTARSRNDQVSTDFRLWCRDNIDIIVACIRRLQVSLLKLAMRNEGLIVPGYTHLQRAQPVLLQHLLLAYVEQFERDVGRLLDCKVRMNFCPLGACALAGTGLPIDRFMTSEALGFTAPLRNSIDAVSDRDFVLEFLSANSIMATHLSRLGEEWVLWASEEFGFLIPSDSVSTGSSIMPQKKNPDPMELVRGKSARVIGDLVSLLVLCKGLPHAYNRDLQEDKEPVFDSVKTIIGMLEVSTEFAQNITFNQQKIQKALPAGHLDATTLADYLVKKGVPFRTSHDIVGRAVAMCVSINCQLQDLSIGELQNISPAFDEDVYEFLGVENAVKKFSSYGSTGSDCVASQLDYWTAKLDINRET; this comes from the exons ATGGAGACCCGGTTGGTTTCCCCCTCCTCTTCctctcctccttcttcatcatcttcgGCTTCCATTCCCAGTTTTTCCCCAGTTCAACGCTCTCTTAACCTCCATAAAAATCCCATCTTTCTTAAACCCCAAAACCTCTCTTTTACCAAACCAAACAGAAGAACAACTCCCTACGCAGCCCAGAACATGAGCAGCTCCGACGCTTCCCCCACCACCGACGGCCCATTGAAGAAGGAAGTCAAATTATGGGGTGGGAGGTTCGAAGAGAGTGTGACTGATGCAGTGGAAAACTTCACTGAATCAATCTCATTTGATAAAGTTCTTTACAAACATGACATTATGGGCAGTCGGGCTCATGCCTCCATGCTAGCTCACCAG GGATTGATAAGCGAAAAAGACAGGGATAGCATTTTACGAGGTCTTGATGAGGTAGAGAGGCAAATTGAAGCAGGAGAATTTGTGTGGAGGACCGATAGGGAGGACGTACACATGAACATTGAAGCAGCACTTACTGATATTGTTGGTGAACCTGCAAAGAAGCTCCATACAGCCAGGAGCAGGAATGACCAAGTCTCAACTGACTTTCGCCTATGGTGCCGTGACAATATAGACATTATTGTTGCATGCATTAGACGCCTTCAG GTTTCACTGCTGAAACTTGCAATGAGGAATGAGGGATTGATAGTTCCTGGATATACCCATTTGCAAAGGGCTCAACCTGTTCTTTTGCAGCATCTTCTCTTAGCATATGTCGAGCAG TTTGAACGTGATGTTGGCCGTTTACTAGACTGTAAAGTAAGGATGAATTTCTGCCCTCTGGGTGCATGTGCATTAGCTGGTACTGGTCTTCCCATTGATAGGTTTATGACTTCTGAAGCTTTGGGATTCACTGCTCCATTGAGAAACAG CATCGATGCAGTTTCTGATAGAGACTTCGTCTTGGAGTTCCTTTCTGCAAATTCAATCATGGCCACTCATCTATCTCGGCTTGGAGAAGAATGGGTATTGTGGGCATCAGAAGAATTTGGATTTCTCATCCCAAGTGACTCAGTTTCTACTGGAAGCAGTATAATGCCTCAAAAGAAAAACCCAGATCCAATGGAACTTGTTCGTGGAAAATCTGCTAGAGTAATAGGGGATCTGGTCTCACTTCTTGTATTGTGCAAAGGACTCCCGCATGCATACAATCGCGATTTGCAG GAAGATAAAGAACCTGTATTTGACAGTGTCAAAACAATAATCGGAATGCTTGAGGTATCAACTGAGTTTGCCCAGAATATCACCTTTAATCAGCAGAAAATACAAAAAGCTTTACCAGCGGGTCATCTTGATGCCACCACTCTAGCAGATTACCTCGTTAAAAAG GGCGTTCCTTTTAGAACTTCTCATGATATAGTCGGAAGGGCAGTTGCCATGTGTGTTTCAATAAACTGTCAGCTTCAGGACCTGAGTATAGGGGAACTTCAGAATATAAGTCCTGCGTTTGACGAGGATGTCTATGAGTTTCTTGGAGTGGAGAATGCCGTCAAGAAATTCAGCTCGTATGGTTCAACAGGTTCGGATTGTGTTGCTAGTCAGCTAGACTACTGGACAGCCAAGCTTGATATAAATCGAGAGACATAG
- the LOC113713559 gene encoding uncharacterized protein — MAIAFTNVSWWLWSGKQHEHEDPKVPNGTSVNPSPDPGLWEADTVKFPLVHRGGLGPSPRRVKRKWHSREARKIDKEYDVVLVPSDGGCLSGSDSDDSDWSIGWLEPHGPAFRTDDDSDDSFAVLVPCYGRGRGELEENVKDKILDTIGNIPDLYATESKNYMEQWLSSLQNN, encoded by the exons ATGGCTATAGCATTTACAAATGTGTCATGGTGGTTGTGGAGTGGAAAGCAGCATGAACATGAGGACCCCAAAGTCCCCAATGGAACTTCTGTGAATCCTTCACCTGATCCCGGATTGTGGGAAGCGGATACTGTAAAGTTTCCTCTGGTTCACAGGGGAGGTTTGGGACCTTCTCCTAGACGAGTTAAGAGAAAATGGCATAGTCGGGAGGCGAGGAAGATTGACAAGGAGTATGATGTTGTTCTTGTCCCATCAGATGGTGGATGCCTTTCAGGGTCTGATTCTGATGATTCAGATTGGTCAATCGGATGGCTGGAGCCCCATGGCCCTGCCTTCCGAACCGATGATGATTCAGATGATAGTTTTGCTGTGCTGGTTCCTTGTTATGGACGTGGCCGGGGAGAACTGGAAGAGAATGTGAAGGACAAGATTTTGGACACCATTGGAAACATCCCTGATCTGTATGCTACAG AAAGCAAGAATTATATGGAGCAGTGGCTTTCTTCTCTACAGAACAATTGA
- the LOC113714287 gene encoding protein NETWORKED 2A, which produces MLHRAARNAYSWWWASHVRTKQSKWLDQNLQDMEEKVEYVLKIIEEEADTFKQRAEMYYRKRPELVNFVEDSVRRYRALAERYDHLSRELQNANKTIASVFPETVDLPMDDDDFDGQNLPVAAMPLDKFNILSNSKHPPPAPEMSIAKNSSVRKRNGKMPTRLMSRKGLLKTNADDSAAAGPISGLNKSEAFQKIDKIQKEILALQTEKEFVKSSYESGLEKYWNIENQISGMQTEVSNLQDEFGICKVIDDNEARTLMTATALKSCQQALTQLQEKQEKSAEEARGENRKLQETREKFKRLKEKFNSNQAHQEVYLEEESRTSHNVGAYKQDKEVDNAEQNIIHDVEPLQKRIKEESQLNLASPLTMSELAEKVDELVDQIINLESAVFSQTAYVKRLTSETNELQTHLRSLEEEKDTLIEGSDGMNRKIRDLEEELQRVQRLNKCIQEKNHHLQDHCVEASCNLDDLSEKLLHVKLDEETEKLTLFSKDTHVPGVNPAKDILRNKKHAQNAEENFHVVNIQAEKQASKPEQNRCKIKEINCPVQSSSSNHHDCILPYREVKSTTDASAGLEVQEIPSCSSVVLQCKVESDGIKGDSNSTSAESNSCLLSNQSQNQFTSLSGASLDVNSEEWFGEARDGIGPDYGSTIMKNRVKFNLVDTSTSETARDESFFQLNQQPNSDDFPTAQKVASPGANSQKKCSQDESVSPPDYHIKPLENVTMEEKVLKKDVLVHSSSSICGKGIMYSNQGDHLCDKPIKGPMKDVHSDSSERRSAEEGRGTATYQSLSIEGHMKVESSLDDFFLSNRDDCMDGYSLKDQVGDLLDANLDKSDNNNNIQSAAKNHPRSFKIETGGDLSTPSASDNNRDMEEDYWNTAKASRNSGESRLSSQLNDLPMNSQVKSISDTSPLKVLAANEDNRAPDISPTSSELATVKDQKMYSFLDQGKDQEAKQQQVFQPLQHDLSGNQDELGVGDDDQPNWKELFLSGLDDREKLLLQEYTSILRNYKEAKKKLNEVEKKKRASLFQYCIQIKVLKSANASKDAKIESLEKKLNLLGKKKDAAVDSIESRASASYHVSAEQNLLTEQKALADMVGAPTPQSMDTSVESPPQEQPKISFVEENGAIKVINLDETQNLSVVEERIRTDIDELLEENIGFWMKFSTSFHQVQKFRTTVRDLQAELAEVKANNKHSGSTNHQLLVSEIRPIYRHLSEIQTELTLWLDQNDMLKDDLDNRLASLSGIQEEITRLSNAGSSAEETELSDYQAAKFQGEVLNMKQENNKLAGELHFGLERVKVILVEIERTLRDLDTEFGVAARKQQPRNSPIRSKIPLRTFLFGVKLKKQKPSFFACISPSLQKQYSDLKAVQI; this is translated from the exons ATGTTGCATAGAGCAGCTAGGAATGCATATTCATGGTGGTGGGCTAGCCATGTTAGAACGAAGCAGTCAAAATGGCTGGACCAAAACCTACAAG ATATGGAAGAAAAAGTGGAGTACGTACTTAAAATCATTGAAGAGGAAGCTGACACGTTTAAACAGCGGGCTGAAATGTACTATAGGAAGAGACCAGAGCTCGTAAACTTTGTTGAAGATTCGGTCAGGAGATACAGAGCTTTGGCTGAGAGATATGATCATTTGTCAAGAGAGCTGCAGAATGCCAATAAAACCATTGCCTCTGTCTTCCCTGAAACTGTTGATTTACCGATGGATGACGATGATTTTGATGGACAAAACTTGCCTGTGGCAGCGATGCCTCTTGATAAATTCAACATCCTCTCCAACTCCAAGCATCCACCTCCTGCCCCTGAGATGAGTATAGCAAAAAATAGTAGTGTTAGAAAGAGAAATGGCAAGATGCCAACTAGACTAATGTCAAGGAAGGGGTTGCTGAAGACTAATGCTGATGATTCAGCAGCTGCCGGTCCGATATCAGGATTGAACAAATCTGAGGCATTTCAAAAAATTGACAAGATTCAAAAGGAAATTTTGGCCCTCCAAACTGAAAAGGAGTTCGTGAAAAGCTCATACGAGTCTGGGCTAGAAAAATATTGGAACATTGAAAACCAGATAAGTGGAATGCAAACAGAGGTCAGCAACTTACAGGATGAGTTTGGGATTTGCAAGGTTATCGATGATAATGAAGCTCGAACCTTGATGACTGCCACAGCCCTGAAGTCATGCCAACAGGCCTTAACCCAATtacaagaaaaacaagaaaaatcagCTGAAGAGGCCCGAGGGGAGAACCgaaaacttcaagaaacccgAGAGAAATTCAAGAGGCTAAAAGAGAAATTTAACAGCAATCAGGCACATCAGGAAGTGTACTTGGAAGAAGAAAGCAGAACGAGCCACAACGTTGGAGCATATAAGCAAGATAAAGAAGTAGACAATGCTGAACAGAACATTATTCATGACGTTGAACCACTGCAGAAAAGAATAAAGGAAGAGTCGCAGCTAAACTTAGCAAGTCCTCTGACCATGTCAGAACTTGCAGAGAAAGTTGATGAACTCGTGGATCAGATTATAAATTTGGAAAGTGCTGTATTTTCTCAGACTGCTTATGTAAAGAGATTAACGTCAGAGACAAATGAGCTCCAGACACACCTTAGAAGTTTGGAAGAGGAGAAAGACACTCTGATTGAAGGTTCAGACGGCATGAATCGGAAGATAAGAGATCTTGAAGAAGAATTGCAGAGAGTACAAAGACTCAACAAGTGCATTCAAGAAAAAAACCACCACCTCCAAGATCATTGTGTTGAAGCAAGTTGTAATCTCGATGATCTTTCTGAAAAATTGCTGCATGTGAAGCTAGATGAGGAGACAGAGAAGTTAACTTTATTCAGCAAAGATACCCATGTTCCAGGTGTCAATCCAGCCAAAGATATTCTTCGTAATAAGAAACACGCACAGAATgctgaagaaaattttcatgttgTGAACATTCAAGCAGAGAAGCAAGCCAGCAAACCGGAGCAAAATAGATGcaaaatcaaggagataaaCTGTCCTGTGCAATCCAGCTCAAGCAACCACCATGACTGTATCCTGCCATATAGAGAAGTGAAATCCACTACAGATGCCAGTGCAGGATtagaagttcaagaaattcCTTCCTGCAGCTCTGTGGTTCTGCAATGTAAGGTAGAGAGTGATGGTATCAAGGGTGACAGCAACTCCACAAGTGCTGAATCAAACAGTTGTCTGCTGTCCAACCAAAGCCAAAACCAATTTACTTCCCTATCTGGAGCTTCTCTTGATGTGAATTCAGAAGAGTGGTTTGGAGAAGCAAGAGATGGGATAGGTCCTGATTATGGCTCAACAATTATGAAGAACAGAGTGAAATTTAATCTTGTGGATACCAGCACTTCTGAAACGGCAAGAGACGAAAGCTTTTTCCAATTAAATCAACAACCTAACAGTGATGATTTTCCCACAGCACAAAAAGTAGCTAGTCCAGGTGCCAATTCACAGAAAAAGTGCAGTCAAGATGAATCTGTGAGTCCACCTGACTATCACATTAAGCCTCTAGAAAATGTGACAATGGAAGAAAAAGTGCTGAAAAAGGATGTTCTGGTGCACAGCAGTTCTTCCATATGTGGAAAGGGTATAATGTATTCAAACCAAGGTGATCACCTTTGTGATAAACCAATAAAAGGTCCAATGAAAGATGTTCATAGCGACAGTTCTGAAAGGAGGTCAGCAGAAGAGGGTCGTGGTACAGCTACTTATCAGTCTTTGTCTATTGAAGGGCACATGAAAGTAGAATCCAGCCTGGATGACTTTTTTCTCTCCAACAGGGATGATTGCATGGATGGTTACTCATTGAAAGATCAAGTGGGAGATCTTCTGGATGCCAATCTAGATAAGTCAGATAACAATAACAACATCCAATCAGCTGCCAAGAACCATCCCAGGTCATTTAAGATAGAAACAGGTGGTGATCTTTCGACACCGAGTGCTTCTGATAACAATAGGGACATGGAGGAGGATTATTGGAATACCGCAAAAGCCAGCAGAAATTCTGGAGAGTCCAGACTCAGTAGCCAGCTTAATGATCTTCCAATGAATAGTCAAGTGAAAAGCATTTCAGATACCAGTCCATTAAAGGTGCTTGCTGCAAATGAAGATAACAGAGCTCCTGACATCTCACCCACCTCATCAGAATTGGCAACTGTAAAGGACCAAAAGATGTACAGCTTTCTGGATCAAG GCAAGGATCAGGAAGCAAAGCAGCAACAGGTGTTCCAGCCACTTCAACATGATCTCAGTGGGAACCAAGATGAACTTGGTGTAGGGGATGATGATCAGCCTAATTGGAAAGAACTGTTTTTGAGTGGGTTAGATGACAGAGAGAAGCTTCTATTGCAGGAGTATACATCCATTCTTAGGAATTACAAGGAAGCAAAAAAGAAGCTCAATGAAGTGGAGAAGAAAAAGCGAGCTAGCCTTTTTCAGTATTGCATACAGATAAAAGTCCTCAAGAGTGCTAATGCCTCAAAAGATGCAAAGATTGAATCATTGGAGAAGAAACTGAACttgcttggaaaaaaaaaagatgcagcTGTTGATTCAATAGAAAGCAGAGCCTCAGCCAGCTACCATGTCTCAGCTGAACAGAATTTACTAACAGAGCAGAAGGCTCTTGCAGATATGGTAGGTGCTCCAACTCCTCAGTCCATGGATACTAGTGTGGAATCGCCTCCACAAGAGCAGCCAAAGATCTCCTTTGTGGAAGAGAATGGAGCCATCAAGGTTATTAACCTAGATGAAACTCAAAATCTTTCGGTTGTCGAAGAAAGAATTCGCACAGACATTGATGAATTGCTGGAGGAAAATATAGGATTCTGGATGAAGTTTAGCACCTCGTTCCATCAAGTACAAAAATTCCGAACAACTGTCCGGGATCTGCAAGCTGAGCTAGCAGAAGTGAAGGCAAACAACAAGCACAGTGGAAGCACAAACCATCAATTACTTGTATCAGAAATTCGTCCAATTTACAGGCACCTGTCAGAAATACAAACTGAGCTAACTCTATGGTTGGACCAAAATGACATGTTGAAAGATGACTTGGATAACAGGTTAGCCTCGCTGTCTGGCATACAAGAAGAGATCACAAGATTGTCAAATGCAGGGTCGAGTGCAGAAGAAACTGAGCTGAGTGACTATCAAGCAGCCAAGTTCCAGGGCGAGGTTTTGAATATGAAACAGGAGAACAATAAGCTTGCTGGTGAACTGCACTTCGGTCTGGAACGTGTCAAAGTCATCCTGGTTGAGATTGAAAGGACACTTAGAGACCTTGATACTGAGTTTGGAGTTGCCGCAAGAAAGCAACAACCTAGGAACTCACCGATTCGATCCAAAATTCCGTTGAGGACTTTCTTGTTTGGTGTAAAGTTAAAGAAACAGAAGCCATCATTCTTTGCTTGCATTAGTCCGTCATTGCAGAAGCAATATAGCGACTTAAAAGCTGTACAGATATAG